The Pseudomonas sp. KU26590 genomic sequence ACCCCGGCAAAGAAGCAGGACAAGCCCTGCAATGCGGGCTCCATCAGATAGCCAAATCCCAAGGACAAGCACGCCGTAGCCATCGACGAAATCATCAAAAATATTGGAGTGGCAATGCGCGGTGTACACAAGAGAATCCCCGCGAAGATCATGTAGATGTAGTACTCGACACTGATGCTCCACGCTGGAAAGTTGAACGATTGGGGATTGAATCCCGGCCACCAGGATTGCAACAGCATCAGGTTGGGGATGATTTCCTGGGGCGCGCGCTGTCCGGTGAAGCTGGGCTGATTGAACGCGATGCCGGCATGCTCAGCCCCAAGCTTCATCACCTCCAATGCGATGGCGAGCAGAAGCACAAAGATGTGCAGCGGATACAGCCGGAAGGTGCGTGTGATGAAGAACTGCTTGAACTGATCCGTCGTTGCCAAACGCTGTCCGTAGGTATGGACCATGACAAAGCCGCTCAGGACAAAGAAAAAGCTCACCAGATAATGGGCATTCCTGAAGAACGCCCATTCACCGAAGCTCTGTGGAATGTGGATGTGATAGACCGCAACGCTTAGTGCGCAGATGCCTCGGAAGCCGTCCAGCACTTGAAATCTCTTCATAGCAAACTCCCTGTTGAATCCATGCCGGACGCGTTTAGGTCCTCGGGTGCGCAGGTCGTCATGCGGCACCTCTCCCGGTGCTGGTCCGACGGTCTTTGATGTTCAGGCGACTGCGTAAAAACCCGGCAAGTCCACGGCGCCAGGCCATGGCTGGCTTCTCGATGACATGCCAAGAGAAGGTTGCTGCCAGTAGCACTAGTGGGAAGGCGAGCAGCATCATGCTGACAGGGCCGATGCCTTTGAACAGGTTGGCGAGGATTTCCTGAATCGGGAAGGCATAGATATAAACGCCGTACGAGTAATCACCCAGCTGGTTGTAACGGTCGATCGCGGGGTGGGTTGCAAACCCAAGGTAGAAAATCAGATACGTCCAGGCCAGCACGAAGCACTCGAAGAAATAGGGGGTGCGCCATGTGCAGGCGGCTAACGCGGCGAAAGGCAGGAAGCCGATAAATCGATGCTGGATGTGCTCACGATATCGGTAGAAGGACATGCCCAGCACAAACGGCAAGCTCCACGTGAAGAAAGACTCGACGCCGTAAAAGTCATTGAACAGAGCGCTGTTCAACATCAAGGCTTTGAAGGCGACGTACAGCGTCGCGTAAAACACTAGAAAGCCGGCAAATTGACGCCCTTTACTGTAGAAAGCGGATGCGCCAAGCGCGCTGACCAGGACGTAGAGGGCCACCTCAAAAAAGAGCGTCCATAGCGATCCGTTGATGCCTGGCCAAGGGTTGCTCTCGAACACGCCAGGCAGGTGGAACCTCATGCTGAACAGCGTCAAATTGTGGGTTAAATAACAGTATGTTTCACCTGAGCGGAAATATTCCGACGCACTCAGTGTCGTAAACAAGGGTCCGATCAGCAATACGCTGAGCAGCAGCACTAGGGTCAGTCCAGGGTAGATTCGCAAAAACCGAGCGGTGAAAAAATCCAGCGTGCTACCTGCGCGATCACGGCTAAGGGAGACAAAAAAGCCAGAGACGCAGAAGAACGTGATCACCGCCAGTTCACCAAGGGACAGGCCGATCCAGTTAGACAGTGGCTCGACCGCGTCAAGGCCGAGTGCAAGAGGATAACTGTGGGAGATCAGTACTGCGGTGGCGCCAATCATTCTGATCAGGTTGAAGTTGTTGTTTCGTCTGGACGCCAGGTCACCCAACGTATTCATACTGCCTCCGCAAGGGATCAGGGTCATATCGGTTCGGTCCATTCACCGCTGTGACGCTCACGCCGTCGAGGACGCGCAATATCGAGAGGGTTGAAAATGGTTTTGAGGTTGAACGATACGCTGGGTGTGCTACGCGTCTAATTGGCATCTCTAATCGGACTGCGGATAACCTGCGTGCTTTGTCAGCCAATAATTTGGCCCTGAAACCCGAACGATAGTTTTTGATAGGCGTGAGTGTTTCGTTGCGCCTGGATTGGCCGATGACCTTGAGAGAGCGCTTTGACACCCGCCGATTGCAACGTTGCATCAGGACAGATCTAAGACCAAGGAGCCTCAGTCATATGTCGATTCGCAAATACCAGAGAGTGCTGGCCATCCCCAGGGTGTTGCCTGCTACGTCGTTCATGTTTGTTGCAGGTCTACCACTGACCATCATGGGGCTCACGCTGAGCCTGCACGTACTCAACGAAATGGGCGGCAGTTATTTTGATGCGGGCGTGGTGGGGACAGCGACCGCCTTGGGTTTTGCCGTTGGCTCTCCCCTCCTCGGCCGAATGATTGACCGTCACGGCCTACGCCCTGTGGTGGCCGTGTGCGGGACACTGTCAACCATCGCCTGGATCCTTCTGCCGATGGTGAGCTACTGGCTCTATGTCCTTCTGGCTTTTGTGGCCGGCCTCTTTACGGTGCCGACGGGTTCACTCGCCAGACAGTTCGTCGCCAGTCTGGTGCCGGAGGATCAGCGCCGGCCTGCGTACTCGCTCAACATGATGCTCATGGAGCTCTCATTCGTCATTGGGCCCGCAACCGGCATCCTGTTGATAACCACTTATTCGGCGACTGCCACTCTGGCGGGCATCGGGCTCTGGCGTGCGCTCTCCTATGTCGTGCTCTATGTGTTGAACTGGCCGACGCGCAATCTGGACGAGGTCGCAGCGAATCCGGATCGGGTGCGACCCAAACTCCGCACCTGGATGAGCGGCCGTCTGCTGGCCGTCATGTTTGTCAGCGCCGGTGCCCTGTTCGTGCTGTACGGCACCGAGTTGGCACTGATTGCCGTGCTGCGCGCCAGTGATCAACTCGCCTTCACTGGATATGTCATCGCCGCCATGTCCATTGCGTCTATCGTGGGCGGGTATGTCCACGGTGTTGTCCACAGGTCGTGGTCGCAGATGAAACTCGCCTTGGCAATGAGCCTGCTGTTGCTGCCCGTGGTGTTCTTTGATGACGTCTGGTGGTGGTTGATGCTCGCGCTGTTGCCCACCAATCTGCTGTGCACGCCGACGCTGGCTGCAGGTTCGGAAGCGGTTGCCAAGCTGGCGCCTTCCAGCGTGAGAGGTGAAGTGATGGGGCTGCACGATTCGGCTTACCGAATAGGCCAGACGCTGTCCGCGCCCATTGTGGGATTCGCGATCGACAGCGTTTCCCCCGCCATGGGATTTGTCGCAGCAGCGTGCGGAGGGATTGTATTGGTCAGTATGGGGGCGCTGTGCAATCGGTGAATATCCGCGCCGGCCAGGACGGCTTGATCCATACCTCGGTCTTGGCTGCAGAGGCTCAAGACCGGTCTTTTCAGGTCATCGGCAGGCGATGGCAAAAAACTTATGCACGTTTTAGACGCCGTAAGCGTCGGAAGAAATAAGCATTTAAATTAACGAGTTAGCCGCTATTTTTTCGAATTTAAATTTATTCGTGCACAGGTTATCCACAATTCACGCCGGTGATTTCTCGGGAGCCGGCGCAGGCATTGCCGGCGATCCCAAGTCGCGCTGAGTTTGCTCGTTCCAGGCCGAAACCCGGTCGTTCAGCGCAGCGATTGCGCGAGGGCCGGTGCCCTCTGCGTACATCGGTTTGCCAATGACCACTTCGATCGTGCCCGACTTTTTACCCCAGCCCTCTTTCGGCCAATAGCGGCCGGCATTGTGGGAAATGGGTAGGACGGGCAAATCCGCGTTAACCGCCAGTGCTGAACCGCTGCGCGAGAACTTTCCAATCTGCCCGTAGGGTACGCGCGTGCCTTCAGGGAAGATCAGCACCCAGACGCGATCTTTGAGCAACTCATTACCCTTCTTCGCCACGACCTTCAGCGCCGCTTTGGGATTGTTGCGATCGATGGCGATCGGACGCAGCATCGCCATGGCCCAGCCGAAGAACGGCACGTAAAGCAATTCCCGCTTGAGCACTTGGCTCAAAGGCTGAAAATGGGCCGAGAGAAAAAACGTTTCCCACGTGCTCTGGTGATTGGAGACGATCACGCACGGAGTCTCGGGGATGTTTTCCTGGCCTGTGATGTTGACCTTGATGTTGAGGAACACGCGGGTCAGCCATAACGCGCAGCGGCACCAGTAAACATTGATGAAGCGATAACGTAGGCGGAACGGCAGGAAAGGTGCAATGAAGAAACTCAGCGAACACCACAGCAGGGCGGTAGTGCCCAGCAGCAGGTAAAAGAAGAAAATCCTGATGGCCTGCACAATCGACATAGCTGCTTTTACCGTTACGGGGACAATTGCCCGAAATTAAGCGAGCCGTTGAATAGCTCTTAGCCGTTCAACGGAGCGCTGTTGTGGATAAGTTCTGCGGCAACCGCCGCCAGATCGTCAAAAACCAACGTGCCTGCGGGTAATGCACCGCTTCGCGTCTTCTGACCTTTGCCGGTCATGACCAGAACAGGTTGTGAATCGACGGCCACCGCCGCCTCCAGGTCACCCTTGCTGTCGCCCACAAACCACACGCCGC encodes the following:
- a CDS encoding acyltransferase family protein, whose protein sequence is MKRFQVLDGFRGICALSVAVYHIHIPQSFGEWAFFRNAHYLVSFFFVLSGFVMVHTYGQRLATTDQFKQFFITRTFRLYPLHIFVLLLAIALEVMKLGAEHAGIAFNQPSFTGQRAPQEIIPNLMLLQSWWPGFNPQSFNFPAWSISVEYYIYMIFAGILLCTPRIATPIFLMISSMATACLSLGFGYLMEPALQGLSCFFAGVITYHLYQVIHNKSIAHWLHTVLEVVGICLTVGLLVSNIDHKQIILMLGFCALMLIFSFEGGVISTLLKARPFEKLGTLSYSIYMTHAMVLFAFTLAMLLVGKVTGYTIVTYAAAAPGPMLSFHNGVADNFLLVGLLIIIVGISVASHRLIEQRGIEWGKRLSRRGRATSPISPIKTVS
- a CDS encoding acyltransferase family protein translates to MNTLGDLASRRNNNFNLIRMIGATAVLISHSYPLALGLDAVEPLSNWIGLSLGELAVITFFCVSGFFVSLSRDRAGSTLDFFTARFLRIYPGLTLVLLLSVLLIGPLFTTLSASEYFRSGETYCYLTHNLTLFSMRFHLPGVFESNPWPGINGSLWTLFFEVALYVLVSALGASAFYSKGRQFAGFLVFYATLYVAFKALMLNSALFNDFYGVESFFTWSLPFVLGMSFYRYREHIQHRFIGFLPFAALAACTWRTPYFFECFVLAWTYLIFYLGFATHPAIDRYNQLGDYSYGVYIYAFPIQEILANLFKGIGPVSMMLLAFPLVLLAATFSWHVIEKPAMAWRRGLAGFLRSRLNIKDRRTSTGRGAA
- a CDS encoding MFS transporter produces the protein MSIRKYQRVLAIPRVLPATSFMFVAGLPLTIMGLTLSLHVLNEMGGSYFDAGVVGTATALGFAVGSPLLGRMIDRHGLRPVVAVCGTLSTIAWILLPMVSYWLYVLLAFVAGLFTVPTGSLARQFVASLVPEDQRRPAYSLNMMLMELSFVIGPATGILLITTYSATATLAGIGLWRALSYVVLYVLNWPTRNLDEVAANPDRVRPKLRTWMSGRLLAVMFVSAGALFVLYGTELALIAVLRASDQLAFTGYVIAAMSIASIVGGYVHGVVHRSWSQMKLALAMSLLLLPVVFFDDVWWWLMLALLPTNLLCTPTLAAGSEAVAKLAPSSVRGEVMGLHDSAYRIGQTLSAPIVGFAIDSVSPAMGFVAAACGGIVLVSMGALCNR
- a CDS encoding lysophospholipid acyltransferase family protein — its product is MSIVQAIRIFFFYLLLGTTALLWCSLSFFIAPFLPFRLRYRFINVYWCRCALWLTRVFLNIKVNITGQENIPETPCVIVSNHQSTWETFFLSAHFQPLSQVLKRELLYVPFFGWAMAMLRPIAIDRNNPKAALKVVAKKGNELLKDRVWVLIFPEGTRVPYGQIGKFSRSGSALAVNADLPVLPISHNAGRYWPKEGWGKKSGTIEVVIGKPMYAEGTGPRAIAALNDRVSAWNEQTQRDLGSPAMPAPAPEKSPA